Proteins from a genomic interval of Hydrogenophaga sp. PAMC20947:
- a CDS encoding response regulator: MSPASPPLSSGVASAPLGVSGEALVVLIVDDVPDNVAPLHDALDEAGYTVLVALDGESAIRRAIQALPDVILLDAVMPGIDGFEVARRLKADPDTTLIPILFMTGLTETEHLVAALEAGGADYVTKPIKPREVMARMGVHLRAAQHVKAGAVERSQARNALDAFGYASITVRASDGKLMWQTPLARDLLERYCGTQAPQTPPEVLSWLRRHLGEAQASREPPRLTLESGPRRLTFRLHLQVGDQDDSDLEEACDGDWLIVMQETSDAAVLESLAQAFGLTAREAEVLYWVVKGKINRDIGDILGTSPATVKKHLERIHAKMGVETRTAAAGMAINRVPLLQPHHGG; encoded by the coding sequence ATGTCACCTGCTTCCCCCCCACTTTCTTCCGGCGTTGCATCCGCTCCACTCGGCGTGAGCGGCGAAGCCCTGGTGGTGCTCATCGTGGACGACGTGCCGGACAATGTGGCCCCCTTGCACGATGCGCTGGACGAAGCGGGTTACACGGTGCTGGTGGCGCTCGACGGCGAGAGCGCTATCCGGCGCGCCATCCAGGCGTTGCCTGATGTGATCCTGCTTGACGCGGTGATGCCGGGCATTGATGGTTTTGAAGTGGCCAGGCGCCTCAAGGCCGATCCAGACACCACGTTGATACCCATCCTCTTCATGACCGGCCTGACCGAGACTGAGCACCTGGTGGCCGCGCTGGAGGCAGGCGGAGCAGACTACGTGACCAAACCCATCAAGCCGCGCGAGGTGATGGCGCGCATGGGCGTGCACCTGCGCGCGGCGCAGCATGTGAAGGCGGGGGCGGTGGAGCGCAGCCAGGCGCGCAACGCGCTCGATGCCTTTGGCTACGCGTCGATCACGGTGCGGGCCAGCGACGGCAAGCTGATGTGGCAAACGCCGCTGGCCCGCGACCTGCTGGAGCGTTACTGCGGCACCCAGGCGCCGCAAACACCTCCCGAGGTGTTGTCGTGGTTGCGCCGGCACCTGGGCGAAGCCCAGGCATCGCGCGAGCCGCCCCGCCTTACGCTGGAAAGCGGCCCACGCCGGCTCACCTTCCGCCTGCATTTGCAGGTGGGGGATCAGGACGACTCTGACCTGGAAGAGGCCTGCGATGGCGACTGGCTCATCGTGATGCAGGAAACGTCGGATGCCGCAGTGCTGGAGTCACTGGCGCAGGCCTTCGGCTTGACCGCGCGCGAGGCCGAAGTGTTGTACTGGGTGGTCAAAGGCAAGATCAACCGCGACATTGGCGATATCCTGGGCACCAGCCCGGCCACGGTGAAAAAACACCTGGAACGCATCCACGCGAAGATGGGTGTGGAAACCCGAACGGCCGCCGCGGGGAT